One genomic region from Streptomyces sp. NBC_00457 encodes:
- a CDS encoding SseB family protein produces MSTDALLQARLADLAASGRGDLRAVVGEFRRGEVLVPVVDGALLSLEAGGIRWLLVFTGDAALERFAGARGVTVPETVAVYGARLLDQVIPEAAQVGGPVGIAVDAGSEAGMVLPPVAGIVPDAVALDAQGANL; encoded by the coding sequence GTGAGCACCGATGCGTTGCTGCAGGCGCGGTTGGCGGATCTGGCGGCGTCCGGGCGGGGCGACCTGCGGGCGGTGGTGGGGGAGTTCCGGCGCGGTGAGGTGCTGGTGCCGGTGGTGGACGGGGCGTTGTTGTCGCTTGAGGCGGGCGGTATCCGCTGGTTGTTGGTGTTCACGGGTGATGCGGCGCTGGAACGTTTCGCTGGGGCGCGGGGGGTGACTGTGCCCGAGACGGTGGCGGTGTACGGGGCGCGTTTGCTGGATCAGGTGATCCCAGAGGCGGCGCAGGTGGGTGGGCCGGTGGGGATCGCGGTGGATGCGGGGAGCGAGGCGGGGATGGTGTTGCCTCCGGTGGCGGGGATCGTGCCGGACGCGGTGGCGCTGGACGCGCAGGGGGCGAACCTGTGA